Below is a window of Maylandia zebra isolate NMK-2024a linkage group LG19, Mzebra_GT3a, whole genome shotgun sequence DNA.
AGAGAATGTATATGGACAGCACACAAACATAACGCCCATGGATCCAAACTCCTCGCCACAGGAAGTCCAACCagagaataaaacaaacagtgaagGTTAGGTCACTCAGCGCCAGACTGAACAGATACACACCGAGCTCGTTCCTCCTTCTAATGTGCTGCCAGGATACGTAGAGGAAGAAGGTGTTGGAAGGGATGGCGATGGCAACGACAGCCATGTAGAACAACAGAAATGAACTTCTCCCGGCTGCATCGTCGACCAGGTTACATTCTGAATGATTACTGGTCAAGGTTGAGTTTTCCATTGTAGAGGTTGTGTTCATATGCTTACACCTTGTAGAAAAATAAGGAAGCAATACATGAATGGATGTAAATACACAATACCTGTAAGAGTCTCTACCAAGTTCACAGACCTGCCACATGACTACATCTCAACTCATGAAAGGACTTTTTAAAGTTGGCAAGTCTGACACCACTGGGAACTACAAATTATCAATGGAATGTGAAAATGGAGAACTCTACCTATgcactatttttttaaaaagaggaaaattTACTACTTAGAAAGAATAGTTGAAAGATGCTGTTGAGTGTAAGCCCTTTTGTTTTGGTAGTTTAAGATTAAAAGGCAGAGTGTTTCAATTGTGCGGATTGATTTGACATTCAGCATGAGTGTGAGTCAACCTTATGCAAGTGCAATTAAATTGTTACAATAGCCTCGCTTTTGCAGCATTGGGTTGtttacccagtgttttgagttcatgGAGTTTTTAGTTATATTTGAATATTTTCTGTTCGCTCTTAGTTTGCTTTATTTGCCCCGACCCCACTTTTTCCTTAGTtaccatttatttttgtttatattgTTCTATATATATTTTCCCGTTTAGTCTTGTTCTCAGTTCCTGGTTGctttagagttttttttttcctatgtcAATTCCCCTGTAACAAACTCATTCGTGTCTGTTTCCCTGTTATCACGTTTCACCATATACCTTACTGTAAAACAATTTCCTGTCATTTTTACAAGATTTGTTTAGGCTTTGGTTGTGTGCTATTTCAATGAACAAGCTTGCTACACTGGCACTGTGTTTCACTTTTCCTCACAGTTACATTTCCTGATATTGTCTACCACGAAAAACATGTGAAAAGTTGCAAATACAACTTTTCCTAAGTACTCTAAATTCTCAGTTATATTGCAACATGATAGAAAATCCTAAGGTCACATTTTTATTGCAATGGAATTATTTGATAGGGGcttgttaaatttttttttatagtatTCCTTTAAACCATAAAGTCATATTAACAAAGTACTTACTCTGTATCAAGTTGTATTTCCACTCAAATTTCTATAAATTCTTAGaataaaaccaataaaacaGATGAAAGGCTGACGTATTCTGTTTCTTCGTCTTCACCGCTTAATCAATCTGCTAGAAAGAAGAGGAAGGGTCAGCAGctgctgcattttatccttAACAACTGTATCATTTACTGGGTGACAGGATATGACAAAACAAACTACAGGACCAGGTGATTTTAATTTAAGCCCATATGaaagtgtgtgtctctgtttggCGTGTCAACAGACATGAACTCAGGTAGAGGTGATGCCAATAATCGTCCCATAAAGTGATAGATGTCTTTTCAGCTCGTTGTTTGAACAGCGCAGATATGTCTTTATGGTTTTGTTTCAATGACTGCACGCTCTAAAAGAAcagatgcttttttttattagtatcTCATGGAAGCATGAATAGCTGTCAAGTGTTATAAATACAAGTGGTTAGTAGGAAAATTCCACAGtgtgcttctctttgtgcaaaaatACACTCAAATATTCAAGTGCAGTGATACACAATAATACTGAACACTGGATCAAAATGAAACTATTAACACCACAGCCAAATATTTCAAATTACACAAATCACAGTTAAAATTAAACATCACATTAAAGACAAATatacagaagaaataaaaaaaataattaatatgcCTAAACTTAGATCACATGTAGGTTACATATAGGTTGCACAGCCCCAAATAATAGTTAGATTttcattatatttacattttatgttgAAAGAAGGGGAAAGAAATCATTCAAACAGAGCTATCACTGTGCTTTCCACGCATAAAAAGCCACCTCACATTTTGTGCAGTTTTCTTAATCTCTGTCTTTGCGCTCTCATTGATTAGACAGTATATTATAGGATCCAGTGTACTGTTTAGCGTTGTGGTGGCAACTGTCACCATGAATGCACTTTTGAGCCTAGTTGCCCAGACGCAGGACCCAGGCTCCAGTATAGCCCTGAGCAGCATGACCAACTGGTAGGGCATAAAAGACACTATGTAGGTTAGAAGGAGTAGCAATAACAGCCATCCCACTTTCCTGCGGTCTTCCACTTGGATGGAGGTGTTACATTTGATAGAGCGCATGATGTTATGATAGCAAAAAGTCATGATGAAGGTAGGAACCAAGAAACTCAAGGCGAACCTTGTAAGGGCAACAGCGGCATCTTCTTGTGTCATGGGTATCTGCTGATCACACAAGTATCTTGAAGCTTGCAGCGCCCCCATGTGGTGAAGTAAGACAATGTGGAGGGCAATCTCCAAAGCCCAGACAGCTATACTCACAAGCACTGCTGTCCTCACCTCCCTGATCCAGTTAAAGTGGAGTGGGTAGACCACTGCCAGATAGCGATCAGCACAGATGCAGCAAAGGAGACCAGAACCAACAAAAAAGCTGTTGTACATGATTACAGCCATGAGGTTGCAAAGTTCGTCACCTATGTGTTGCCCCATGGCCTGTACTATCCAAATAGGCAGAGTGACTGTGTATAGTAGGTCAGAAATGCACAGGCTGACAAGATAGACTGCCATGCTGTTCCCCTTCTTCATCAGCATCCAGGCCACATACAGAGACAGGCAGTTGGCTGGAAAGCCCAcactaaaaaaaagagagtaCGCCGTTGGATACATGTACCTCTGCACCGAGGAGTTAGCCGTGCATGAGTTTGTGTTGTTGGTGATCGTCGAGTCCATCCTGACACAGCGGTGACTGAAGCCCGAATGGGAAGCTCATTCGATTCGAGATCTGAAAATGCAAATAATGGGGAAGTGTTGTTGtgctcaaaataaaaacagtgtttGATGATTTACGGAAGCTGTCCTGTTTTTACAGTACTAAGCAAAATGTGCTCATCAAGTTTCTTAATTCCGTGTCCGAGTACTGGTGAATGTAAAATCCCACAAATGCAACAGAATTAGAAAACACTTCACAAgtatatgtttgtgttttttaaaccgTGGAAATGTGCCAAAATGTATCATTTACTTTATTAGAGTGTCCCCATTCTATACACTCTGTATAACTTTCCAGGAACAGCATATATTTGCATGTCATGGCGTTCTGCCAGTGTAGCTCAGAGGATTAAAGTGGGATATGGccactgtaaacactgcaacAGTTACATCCTTTTTGCACACGCTCTTTTCTACTCTGTAATATTCCCGTTAACgttcttgatatttatttataataaactCTGTCAATCcttgatatttattattgagtGATCTGTGTATATTGGGCTATTGCTTAAATGTCTTAAATGTGTAACATAtgctattgttaaatagtgTAGTCTGTTTCTGTTACTGTTATTTATACTgcagcaactgtaacccacataatttccttagggattaataaagtatgctgATTCTGGTTGATTAATTCAACttctgaaagtgaaaaagaaaataggaATACTGCGTTTATTTAAGTCTAAAATCTAATTTTAATGTAGTGAAGTAGATTTTGAGTAGGATTTTACGTGATGTCCGCGAATGCAGCACTGACATCCACACCTTCCCAGCTGATAATTAGCGGCCTTATAAGAAACAGCTGCGCTTCACTATGCACGGAGGCATTTGGTAGTCTGTTCTATCCAAGGTGGTCAAGCGCGTTAAGTGGTTAAGCGTTGCAGAGCGGTTTGATTTCTTCAGGAAAGCCGCTCATTCTAGTATTGCCCTTAGAGAGTGTTAAGTGGGACTCAGTCGTCAAGGGTGGAACTTGAcgactgtttccctcttttgttACAGAATTGTGCCATACTGCTGCTGTCTTGTTCAGTCTTGTTCGCTTTTATTCTGTCTTGTTGTGGCCTGTTGTCATCTTATGGACTGGCCTTGACTGACTCCTGGCTTTATAGTCTTTTACTCGGAATTGTTTGATATATTTTAATCTTGCGTTTATAAATAACTGTATCTTagggtgtgtttgttttatttctcttttattaatttgtttaacgttttatgctttgttttgttgctttagtgGAGGTGCGGCCGCTTGTTGAGGGGCTAGGCACGTGAGATGGAATCCCCTCCCCGATGCGTGAGAGTGTACACACCGGGCATAGGTAGACTGCACCATTTAGATTTCAGTGTGAGTGACAGTGAGGTTTGCAGTGGAACTATACGGGTCAGTAATTGGTGGCACCCTTGGGAACTCCTCTAGGTTGCCTCCTCAAGTCGTCGTTCTCCACTATTTGTTTAGTTATTTTATTGAGCTGCTTTTGTTCTAGGGTAGCATAGTGACAGCGAGCCTGGTCATTTTAATCACTGTTTGTTAATAAAGTCTTCTAATTGACAGTCTTGCGGTCTCAGCCCTGTTACCTTAAGAACTTTTCTGATTTTACAGTTctgttttttagtattttccgtaataaattttgatttgtaAAATTGATCAGCCTCACCTCTGCTATTAATAAGGAGCCTGTGGGCTTTGGTAGCTAGTGTAACATTTACATTGGCTATAGAAATCTTTCCTGGGGTGTAACTCCCTCCCCAGGTGGCGTTGTCAACATCCTGTGGTCTCCTTAACTGGTTATCCTCCTTCGTGCCACCACATTAACAAAGGTACTCGGCTtgaatcagtaaagtaacgaaaaaaaaagctttattttctgttgcctatattgtagagggtgactttgcTTCTAAACGGGAAAATGAGTAGGGAAGAGGTTTGTGGGATTCGGTAGGCAGGGGAGCCCTAAAATCTGCTTTAACTGCTCAATTTGGGGGGGGGAGTCACAACTCACAATAATTTCTATTGTGGgctccagtagattttcttGGTGTACAGGCTCTGATAACCTgatctgctgctgtttgtggatgtacacaactgaattcaacaagATGTCTGCAGATGTTTCATGCGTTGTCCTGTATTTCCATTCTCTACGCTGACAGTACACTAcgtgctgtctttttttttttctctcctaggTGGCATGAAGGTGGAATCATTGATTGAATCTAAGCATCATCAGCTTAACTTCAAATTCATCTCTGCTACACTTAATGCAACTTAACTCTGACCATGAAACCACAGCcacacagcagtcacacactgCACTTTACTTTGAATTCACCACAGTTCCCTCTGAACTGGCCCCTGCAGGGCCAGCTGGATACTGAAGTTCTGCAACCACAACTTGTGGACACCTGCAGTTGTCATGGTGCTGTGCCATCTCTTTGTGTGCCACATACCCTGTTGATTAATAGGTGAACAGGACTGCCTttcatgtgttactgtttaggctttaatctgtttcctgtttgaagtcCCACAGTGACCTAAAAATAACTGCCTTCAAATCTGTTAAACCAAAAGTAATGAGCCTGTTGTGAACATGTAAAAAGTGAAAGAacagaaatttgtttaaaaatgtaaggaGTAAAAAGcggtcagaaaaataaatactcaagTGAAGTACAGCCTCCTGAAAATTTTAAGTGCAGTAACAAAATATTTTGTTCTTCGTTACTTCCCACCTCGGGATATTGCAATGTGCACTCTTGAGACAAAGCAGGCATAGACAGCCCACTAACCACATATCTTGCATAGAGAGCTGGTTCCTGCTTACCAAATAAAGGCTTGTTGGAGTTGCTGCTATCCAGTGTATAAAACTCATGCCATCTCTGATTTGTGGCCAGATCTGCTCTAAATGTCCCATGTAGTGGAACACAGACATTTAACTGTGGCAAAATTTAGGAagtgcattttatttaaaatgttttggtgGTTTCTAATAATAGAATTTGACATTGACATTGCACAGATATAAAGTAACTGCAGACCGCTTATAAATCTGCAAAATGTTAATTTTTCCTACTCAAGCTTTAATTCCATACTTTTTGTCCACATCTTCACTTGTAGTGGGTCACTGGCCCACCAGGGGGGGCTCATGCCACAGATTGAGAACAGCTACTTTTAACAGCTCACTGAACCTGaagtatacagggagtgcagaattattaggcaaatgagtattttgtccacatcatcctcttcatgcatgttgtcttactccaagctgtataggctcgaaagcctactaccaattaagcatattaggtgatgtgcatctctgtaatgagaaggggtgtggtctaatgacatcaacaccctatatcaggtgtgcataattattaggcaacgtcctttcctttggcaaaatgggtcaaaagaaggacttgacaggctcagaaaagtcaaaaatagtgagatatcttgcagagggatgcagcagtctcaaaattgcaaagcttctgaagcgtgatcatcgaacaatcaagcgtttcattcaaaatagtcaacagggtcgcaagaagcgtgtggaaaaaccaaggcgccaaataactgcccatgaactgagaaaagtcaagcgtgcagctgccaagatgccacttgccaccagtttggccatatttcagagctgcaacatcactggagtgcccaaaagcacaaggtgtgcaatactcagagacatggccaaggtaagaaaggctgaaagacgaccaccactgaacaagacacacaagctgaaacgtcaagactgggccaagaaatatctcaagactgatttttctaaggttttatggactgatgaaatgagagcgagtcttgatgggccagatggatgggcccgtggctggattggtaaagggcagagagctccagtccgactcagacgccagcaaggtggaggtggagtactggtttgggctggtatcatcaaagatgagcttgtggggcctcttcaggttgaggatggagtcaag
It encodes the following:
- the LOC143414072 gene encoding G-protein coupled receptor 4-like is translated as MDSTITNNTNSCTANSSVQRYMYPTAYSLFFSVGFPANCLSLYVAWMLMKKGNSMAVYLVSLCISDLLYTVTLPIWIVQAMGQHIGDELCNLMAVIMYNSFFVGSGLLCCICADRYLAVVYPLHFNWIREVRTAVLVSIAVWALEIALHIVLLHHMGALQASRYLCDQQIPMTQEDAAVALTRFALSFLVPTFIMTFCYHNIMRSIKCNTSIQVEDRRKVGWLLLLLLLTYIVSFMPYQLVMLLRAILEPGSCVWATRLKSAFMVTVATTTLNSTLDPIIYCLINESAKTEIKKTAQNVRWLFMRGKHSDSSV